The Pseudomonadota bacterium genome contains the following window.
GCAATCGATGACGTCGCATCAGCTTGCCACCTCGATAATGCGCCGGACGATGCCCATCGTTTCAGATTCGAGCGTCACTTCAATAGCGACTGGCAAATCCTGTAATCCCGCGCCATCGCGCGACAGTGGCCAGCTTTCCGTCCATTCGAGTTGACGCGTCATAAAACGCACATTCATCGACAAAATGCCCTCGATTAGTTCGCGCCGCACAGGCACCGAGCCCTGTGTACGATCGAGTACCAGCCAGTGACTACGGTATAGCGTGTCATCTTCGATCTGATAGGCCACTCGCTGTTGCTGGCTGCGCTTGAGGTTGAGCGTATTGCTGTAACCGCCAACCGTCATTTCGATGCCACCCTCGCTTTCTGCAGTCATTACCGCTGCCAGCTGTCCTTGGCCAACCAGGTCCCGCACCGGCCGCGGCTGAATCTGTGCCAAATCTCGCGTAATCACTTGCATGGCGATCTGGATTTCTTGTAGCTGTTCAAAGCGCGCTTCAAGTTTTACCCTATTCCTGCCCGCCTGCGAGATGGCGGTCCAGGCCAGCGCAGTCACGATCGCGAGAAGGCCAACCACGACGACGATTTCGATAAGCGTGAAACCCGCTTGGCGTTGCTTATTGAGTATCGGGACTCGCATCAGTTGTCTCGCTCAAGGCCGCGTCGAGGGTCTGGCCGCTGGCCAGGCAGCGGAGGTGTGCCTGGGACGGTGGGCGGCTGAAGCTGTCCACCGGTGTTGGCATCCGGCCAACCGCTCCACGGGCGCAAATTCGCATCGGGTGTGTTGTTACCCATGAACGCCGACATGGAGTACAGCGATTTGTCCGGCGATTCTGCGCGCGCTACCGTGATATCAACACGTCGAATTCCCTCGACCGGTGTTTGACTAATGTCCATTGCCCACCGCCATTCGGCGCCCGCCATTTCCTCATCACCATCGGAGCGTCCGGTGCTTGGGAGCCCGGGTTTGAGTCGTAGTTCGGTCAGGGCATTCATAGCGACCCATCGTCCGTATGTGATCTCCTGAGTGCGTTTAGCCACTTTGGCCGATTGCGACACCTTCATGGAAATGGCCAAGACCGTAATGCTCACAATGCTGAACGCGACCAGCACTTCGATTAGCGTGAAGCCCCGTTTGTGGGAAAGAGATTGCGGTCTAAAAGCCATATTGAAGCTCGATCAGTTCGCGCGAACTGTCTGGGTGTATCTTAAGATGAAAGGCGGGTTCCACGTCGTCCATCTCAAAGTACAGGTCGAAGGGCGTAATTTCACCGCTCGCAAGCATGAGCACTTGAGGTGTGGGTACGAACTCCTCGTCTCCCTCTTCGCTTTCGTCTCGCTCTTCGGGTTCGGGCCACGTGACGGAGTTTTCTTCGATCGCAATTTCCATCCGCATGTTGTCGGGCAACGTGCGTGCGCGAAACATACGCTCGGTGCTCAGGTCGAGCCAGCGCTGTTGGGTCAAGTCGTAAAGATAAAACTGGTAGCCATTGTCTTCGACTACCATGCCGATATCGCGGCCCTGCAATAGCGCTTGCTCTGAGGCCAGTCGAACCAAGGCATTCATGCGACGAGCTTCTTCTTTCAGCGCTTTTTTGCCCCCTGCTTGGATATTCAAGGCGAACACGGCGGTCAATACGGTGATGATCAATAACACCACCGACACTTCAATCAGTGTGAAACCGTACTCGCGTGAAGGAGAACGACGCATAATAGGTCGGTCGTTGGTTATTCCCAGCTGCCGATATCGAGGTCAGCACCTTCGCCGCCGGGCGCGCCGTCGCGTCCATACGAGAAGATGTCGTACTCACCGCCTTGTTGGCCCGGCGAGAGGTAAATGTAGTCGCGACCCCACGGGTCCTTGATGTTGTTCTTGCGAAGGTACCCACCTTCTGGATACGCGGTAAGATCCGGCGACGGTGAGGAGATGAGCGCCTGTAAGCCCTGATCCGTTGTCGGATAACTGAAATTGTCCAGTTGATACATATCCAACGCACTCGACAGTGCTGCCAAATCGGTGCGCACTTTCTGTTGTTGGGCGGGCACACGGCGGTTGAGTACATTCGGTGCGATCATCGCGGCCATGATGCCGAGAATCACGATAACCACCATGACTTCCAACAAGGTAAATCCCCGGGCTCGATGGGAAGCGGCGGCGATGCGGTATGAGGCGGTCGATGCATTCATGTGTGATGTCCTTTCATCCGTTCAGTTTGTGCGTGGTGGATTAGCATGACGCGAACACTGCTGTTTTGGAGTGTCTCTCGTCGCAATAATTCCCGTCATTTTAGCAGAAATTGCAGCGTTTCCCGCAGAGTCGAGCACAAAATCAATGTCCCATCTGAGCGCGCACGACGCGTAGGCATTCCGACCAGCGGCGGCGGCCGTCGGCCCGGAACGACCTGATTGCTCGGTGCGGACAGGACCGGGCAATCCACCATCAAACACCGGATCGGTGGGTGTGCGTGAAGACGTAAGGTGTTACCGGTGTTGAATATCCTCGTCTGGGCCTTCCCCTCCGGCGGCGCCGTCGCGCCCCATCGACATGAGTTCAAAGGGCGCATCGACGCCTGGGCGACGATAAACATAATGCTGTCCCCATGGGTCAACAAGGTCTTCGTGTTCGAGATAGCCATACTCAGGATAAGCGCCCGGTAACGCGACGGGCGCTTCAATGAGCGCCTGAAGGCCTTCCTCGTTGGTTGGCAGGCGTCCGTGATTGAGTTGAAAGAGCTGGAGCTGGGAGGCGATCGTATTGAGATTCGTGGTCGCCGCCTGCACCCGGGCCTGCTCGGTTTGCCAGAAAAGTTTGGGCGCAACGAGCGCGGCCATGATCCCTATGATGACCATCACGACCATGACCTCGATCAGCGTAAATCCACGTGGTGACCGGGCATTCCATCGGTTGGCCGGGGCTGTAGCGTCCACCAGTGAGTACGGGTTCTGCATTTTGCAACTCCTCGTCATTGTTGTGACTCCCTGGCGGGGTTCGATAGACTAGACGACAAAAGATTCCCGTGAAGGCTTTGCATGATCGATTCTGTGGGTACGCGACGTCTCCGTATTTGGTTGCTTCCAACCGTGATCTCGCTCGTGTCGCTGGTGTTTGCGCTGGGAGAAACCGAGTGGCGCGAGTTGTTGCGCTACGACCGCGATCAATTAGCCGAACACCAAGTATGGCGTTGGCTCAGCGCCCATCTTGTGCATTTGAGTTGGTCTCACCTGTGGCTTAATTTGGCCGGGTTGTGGGTGGTGTGGTGGTTGTTTAGCGAACGTTTTTCCATTGCCGTGGGGATGTGGATTGTGGTGTGCTCGATCGTCGTCATGGACCTTGGGTTTTGGTTTCGCGACACCCAATTGGGGTGGTATGTGGGTCTGTCGGGCGTTTTGCATGGACTCTTCGCGGCCGGCGCACTGGATGAATTTTGGCGGGGTGTTCGTGGCGGTGTATGGCTACTGCTCGGTATCACCACCAAGTTGGCTTACGAGCAAGCGTTTGGCGCGTTGCCTATGACGGCTGAAACAAGCGGTGGCCCCGTATGGGTCAATTCGCATCTGTACGGCGCGATCGGTGGCCTGTTAGCGGCGATTGCGTGGAATCGGCGCCAACCGTTTACGCCAGCCGCTGGGCTGCGTATATTTTCTCGCTCTTAGTCGTTAAATAGAGATTTAATCATGACGTTTGCAATGGTCTTTCCCGGTCAGGGTTCGCAGGCCGTCGGTATGCTGAGCGAGATGCATGAACAGGCGCCCATCGTTACCACGCTGTTTGAAGAGGCGTCGCACGTGTTGGGTTATGACCTGTGGCAAACGGTCGCTGAGGGACCGGCCGAGACACTCAATCAAACACGCGTCACTCAACCAGCCATATTGACCGCAAGCGTTGCGCTATGGCGTCTATTTTGCGCGCGAACGGAGCTCAGGCCGTCTGTGATGGCGGGGCATAGCCTCGGTGAATACAGCGCGCTTGTTTGTGCCGATGTGGTGCCGTTTGATGAAGCGGTTGCGCTGGTGGCCACGCGCGGCGAACTTATGCAAGAGGCGGTTCCTGAAGGTGAAGGCGCCATGAGTGTTGTGCTCGGCTTAGAAGATGAGGTCATTATCGATGTGTGCCGACACGCGGCGCAGGGCCAAGTGGTCGAGGCGGTAAACTTCAACGCGCCGGGTCAAGTAGTGATTGCGGGTAACGCTGCGGCCGTGGAACGGGCAGGGGCGGCGGCAAAAGAAGCCGGCGCGCGACGCGTTCAACCCTTGCCGGTGAGCGTGCCCGCACACAGTTCATTGATGAGGGCGGCAGCCGAACGATTTGCCGATACGCTTGCCACCACAACCATTGGCGAGGGACGTATTCCTGTTTTGCACAATGTGGGGGTGGATGAAGTGAGTGATACGCGCACTGCGCTCGTTGAACAGTTGTATAGTCCCGTGCCTTGGACGCGCATTGTGCAAACCATGTCCGACCGCGGTGTCGAGACGCTGATGGAGTGTGGGCCTGGCAAGGTGTTGTGCGGCTTGGCCAGGCGCATCGATAGGGCCGTGTCCACCTTTCCGTTGCATACGCCAGATACGCTGGCGACCGCAATCGATCATCTCACGTCAACCGGTTGAGTTGATGCTACGACGCCAACGCGTCAGGAGCTTGGAATGAATTTGGATCTCGAATCGAAAGTGGCGCTGGTGACCGGCGCCAGTCGCGGCATTGGCGGCGCGATTGCCGATCGACTGGCTGAGTGCGGCGCGACCGTAATCGGAACGGCCACGACCGAGGCGGGTGCCGAGGCAATCAGTGCCCGATTTGACGAGGCTGGGTATCGTGGATGTCGCGGTGCAGCGCTCAATGTGACGGAACCCGAACAAGTCGATGGCTTGCTTAAAGGGCTTGCGGCGATCGATCTCACTCCTGACATTTTGGTCAATAACGCTGGAATAACGCGCGATATGTTGCTCATGCGCATGCAGGAAGAGGCGTGGGCGAGCGTCATCGATACGAATCTCACCGCGATTTTTCGACTTTCCAAAGCCGTGATGCGCGGCATGATGAAGGCGCGCTTCGGGCGAATTATTAGTATCGGTTCGGTGGTGGGCACCATGGGGAATCCCGGTCAGGCCAACTACGCGGCGGCCAAAGCTGGTCTCATCGGCTTTACCAAGGCGCTCGCTCAGGAGGTGGGAACGCGTGGAATCACTGTAAATACGGTTTCCCCAGGCTTTATTCAAACCGATATGACGGCCGCTTTGAGTGAGTCTCAACGACTGGAACTGGAGGGCAAAATTCCGCTTGGTCGACTCGGCCATGGCGACGACATAGCGGCTGCGGTGGCGTTTCTTGCATCGGACTTGGCGTCGTACATCACGGGGGAAACGCTGCACGTCAACGGCGGTATGCACATGGCTTGACGGCCGATTTACCATAGTGGCGAATTCGCTGCGATTCTCTTACACTAGCGTCGCGGTCAAGTGACCGAGTAGCAAGGTTAACTCCGAGAGGAAACGGGTAATGAGTATAGAAACACGGGTCATCAAGATTGTGGCCGATCAGCTGGGTGTTAAAGAAGACACTGTGAAACCCGATTCGTCGTTTGTCGACGATCTGGGCGCTGATTCACTCGATACAGTTGAGTTGGTAATGGCACTTGAAGAGGAATTCGAGTGCGAGATTCCGGACGAAGAGGCGGAAAAAATCACCAACGTGCAGCTGGCCATCGACTACATCAATAACCATCAGGACTGATGGATGTAGCTCGAGTCCACTAATCTCGATAACAGTGTCGGCCCCTTTCGGCCACTGGATTCGAACATCATGGCGGCAGATCTGACGAACCACGTCGACGCCGCCATTTTTTATGGCGCTGCGTATTGACGCCGGAATGACGCTTATTAGCACAAACCGACGTTCATACGCGGCAACAATTGCCAATAAACGTAACAGGATAAGGGTGTGTCTAAACGTCGCGTAGTTATTACAGGAATGGGTACTGTGTCGCCGGTCGGAAACACAGTAAGCGAAGCATGGTCCAATGTCGTCGCGGGTCATAGCGGTATTGGGCCAATCACGCGTTTTGATGTCAGTGCATTTCCCACGCGCATCGGTGGGGAAGTACGCGAATTCGAGCCCGCTGACTATATCGATCGCAAACAGGTGCGAAAGACCGATCCGTTTATTCACTACGGCGTGGCGGCTTCCAAACAAGCTTGGGACGATTCTGGCCTGTCCGTCGAGCAGACGGATCCTGCTCGAATCGGGGTCGCTGTCGGCGCGGGTATTGGCGGCATCAGCACAATTGAAACGAACCACCAAAAATACCTCGGTGCGAATTCGCCTAAGCGCATTTCGCCGTTTTTTATTCCTGGCAGCATCATCAACATGGTGTCCGGCCAGGTCAGTATCGATCTAGGGTTGCGCGGACCCAATTTTGCCATTGTGACCGCCTGTACCACCGCCACGCATAATATTGGATATGCCGCGCGATCGATCGCGTATGGTGACGCCGATGCCATGATTGCTGGCGGTGCGGAAATGGCGACGAGCCCGCTGGGTCTTGGCGGCTTTTGTTCCGCCAAAGCCATGTCAACCCGTAACGATGAGCCCGAAAAAGCTAGCCGGCCGTGGGATGAGGAGCGGGATGGCTTTGTGCTGGGTGACGGGGCTGGGGTGTTGGTGCTGGAAGAGTATGAACACGCCAAAGCACGCGGTGCCAATCTCTATGCCGAGTTGATCGGGTTTGGCGCGAGCGGCGACGCGTTTCATATCACGGCGCCAATCGAAGACGGCTCGGGTGCGGCACTGTGTATGGATAACGCCATCCGCGACGCCGGCATAGATCCGACGGCAGTCGACTACGTGAATGCCCATGGCACCTCCACGCCACTGGGGGATCGTGCCGAGACACTCGCGATCCGACGATCTTTTGGCGCGCACGCCGACCGCTTGCTCGTCAGTTCAACCAAATCGGTGACCGGTCATTTATTGGGTGCAGCAGGTGGTGTGGAGGCGATTTATTCAATCATGGCGCTACGCGATCAGGTAGTGCCGCCCACGATGAATCTGGAGACGCCTGGAGAAGGCTGCGATCTTGATTACGTGCCAAACAACGCGCGCGAAGCGGCGTTGAGTGTGGCGATCAGCAATTCGTTCGGCTTTGGCGGCACGAACGGTACCCTTGTGTTTGCGCGTGTCGTCTGATGCACAATTGGACGTGCGCGAACTCGATTCGCACCCGGATTTTGTTGCGCTTCATCGTTTAAATCCACGCCGCTATCCGTTTATTCTCGAAAGCGCAGCGCACGGCACGCCGCAAGGTCGCTTCGATATTCTGTTTGCGTTTCCGCAACAGGATATCGTGTTGCGAGCCGATGAAAATGGGCTGCTCAATGCGCCCGACTTTCTAGCGCAACTGGACGCCGAGTTGGGCATGCCCAGTACGGCTGCCCAGACAGATGAACATGGGCCGTTGCCGTTTCGCGGTGGTTGGTTCGTGTACCTGGGTTACGAGCTTGTCGCCCAAATCGAACCGATTCTTAATTTGCCGCTGCCGACAGACCAGCCGATCGCGTATGCCGTGCGCATACCCAGCGCCATCGTTCATTGCCACACAACACAGCGTACTTGGATGGTGGCCGAGCGTGATATGGCTCATACGCTGGATGAGATGGAAGTGGACTTTGGTCAGATTCATACCCGCGAAGTCACCGTACGGCCGCTCTTGGAACGACCGCTTGAGGATGACCCATCCGAGCACTTTGTTGAGGCCGTTAAGCGCGCCAAACAATACATAATCGATGGCGACGTGTTTCAAGCCAACCTGTCGCGCGCGTGGCACGGTGACGCAATCGACAGTTGGCACGATGCCGAAATGTATCGGCGTCTGCGTCAGGCGAATCCCGGTCCGTTTGCGGGCCTAGCGGTGTGGCAGGATCTGGCCATTATTAGTTCTTCACCCGAACGACTGATCGCACTACATGATGGTCAAATTGACACGCGCCCGATCGCCGGCACGCGACCACGAAGCGAGGAGTCGGAAACCGATGAGGCGCTGTGGCGAGAATTGATCGGCCATCCCAAAGAGCGGGCTGAGCACGTGATGCTCATCGATTTGGAGCGTAATGACCTCGGGAGAGTCTGTCAGCCAGGCTCAGTTGAGGTGAACGAACTCATGGTCATTGAGTCGTATGCCCATGTGCATCACATTGTGTCGAATGTGCGTGGGCGACTGAGAGACGATGTCACGGTCGGTGATGCCATTCGAGCAACCTTTCCAGGCGGGACGATTACTGGCTGTCCCAAAGTGCGTTGTATGGAGATTATCGCCGAACTCGAACGAACACCGCGCGGGCCTTACACCGGCTCAATGGGCTATTTCAATCACGATGGAAGTGGGGATCTCAATATCTTGATTCGAACCATCGTTCGCAATCACGGCAGCGTCAGTTTACGCGCGGGTGCGGGCATTGTGTTTGACTCCGATCCACACAAAGAACTGGATGAAACCGGGTTTAAAGCAAAGGGACTGATACGGGCCATCATGACAGAAACCGAGGTGGACGCGTGACCTCTAAGGGCGTAACTCACGTCGTCGGCAGGGGTGTCCGATGAATGGCCGCACGTTGATTAACGGCAGCGCATCGTCTGCGATCACGGTGAGTGATCGTGGATTGGCCTATGGCGACGGCCTGTTTGAAACCATGCTCTTTAACGGTTCGCACATTCCATTGTGGTCTTTTCATTACGCTAGGCTCGTAAGCGGTTGCGAACGACTGGGATTGAGTGCGCCTAAACTCAATACGCTGGAGTCGGAAATCGAGCATTTGCTCGGTGCGGACACCACTCCATGTGTGGTCAAACTCATCCTCACTCGAGGATCCGGGGGCAGAGGCTATGCGCCACCCGTCTCGGGTGACACGACGCGCATACTGCAACAGTTGCCGTGTCCGTCCGCGGCGCCGATCGAGCACTGCACGATACTGTCGACAACGCTGAGCAATAGCGCGCGACTTGCCGGTATGAAGCATCTCAATCGACTCGAGCAGGTGCTCGCCGCCCGTGAGTTACAGGGAACGGATGCCGACGAAGGGCTGGTGTGCAATGAATTTGGGTTCGTCATTGAGGCAGTGAGTGCAAACCTTCTCGTTGTGTTGGGTGATCGGATAGTGACCCCGCGATTGGATACAGCCGGTGTGCGGGGCGTCATGCGGGACTGGCTTATCGACAATTCGCCCGTTGCAATCGACGAGGAGTATCTGTACGCCGATGTGCTCGCCGAGGCTCGTGAGCTAATGGTGTGTAACTCGATTCGCGGTGTGCGCCGCATAAACCGCTTGGATGACACGGTGTTCACGCAGAGCGCCGTGTATGAGCAACTCGACGAGGCAGCGCGTCGAGCATTGGAGGCGATTGCATGACGATCAAGCGGGTGGCGGCGGTATTGACCGTGGTGGCCATGTTGAGCGCCGTGGCGGCGTGGAGCGCCTTTTCACATTGGCTGACAGTGCCCGTGCATGACAACGATTCTGCGTTGGTGTTCACGGTGTCGCAAGGGGCGACGATGCAAGATGTGGCGGCCGATCTCAGCGCGCGCGGCTACGCTTATCCGCGAGTGTTGAGTCTCTACGCCCGACAGCAAGAGCTCGCCGGGCAACTCAAGGTCGGAGAGTTCGAAATTCCGGCGGGCGCCACACCCGCGGAATTTCTCGCCGTGCTGGTCGAAGGCAAAACCGTGAGCTACCCACTGACCATTATTGAAGGTTGGACATTCGAGCAAATGCGCGACGCGGTGTCGAGCCATCCAGCGCTTGTCCAGACCGTGAGCACAACAGCCGAAATCATGGCGGCAATCGGTCAGGCTGAGGTGCATCCAGAAGGGCGTTTTTATCCAGATACGTACCGCGTTACGCGCGGACAGACCGACGTTGCGGTTTATCAGCAGGCCTTTGATGCAATGAGTGAGCAACTCGCCAGTGCTTGGGCGCAGCGACAAAAAGGACTGCCTTTTATGTCGGCCTATGAGGCCTTGATCATGGCCTCAATCATCGAGAAAGAGACGGGGGCGGACGAAGAGCGCGAGCAAATCTCAGGCGTGTTCGCTCGTCGACTGCACAAAGGCATGAGGTTGCAGACCGACCCGACCGTCATTTATGGCGTAGGGGCGGCGTATCGCGGCGACATTACGCGTAAACATCTGACCACCGATACACCGTATAATACCTACACACGGGGTGGCTTACCGCCAACGCCGATTGCCTTACCAGGCCGCGCGTCGCTGAACGCAGCCGTAACGCCTGATGATGGTGATACATTGTATTTTGTCGCGTCGGGGCTTGGCGATGGGCGACACTATTTTTCCAAAACGCTTAAAGAACACAATGAAGCGGTGCAGCGCTATCTGGCGCGCACGCGGGGACGCTGACATGAGTGATTGTCGGCCAGTAGGAATTCGATCATGAGTCAGCATGCTCAATCCGGTGCATTCATCACCCTCGAGGGAATCGAAGGTGCAGGGAAGAGTACGTGTGTACCCACAATCGAACACTGGATCGGTCAGCACGTTGAGGAAGTGGTGCGCACACGTGAACCAGGCGGCACGCCGCTGGCCGAAACGATTCGTAATTTGGTTTTGGGTATCGATGGGCATGATGCCATTGAGGCGCCCACCGCCGACACGGAGACACTGCTGATGTTTGCGTCACGCGCGCAACACCTAGACCGGGTGATTCGTCCGGCTCTAGAGCGCGGAGCCTGGGTGATTTGCGATCGCTTTACTGATGCAACACTGGCCTATCAAGGCGCAGCCCGACAGCTGGGTATGTCACGTATCGAGGCGCTTGCTGATTGGGTTCATGGGGCACTATGGCCCGATTTGACGTTGCTGTTTGACGTGTCGGTCGAAACCGGTTCTCAGCGCGCAAGCCGACGCGGCGCGAAGGATCGAATTGAACAAGAGCGTCAAGACTTTTTTGCGCGCGTGCGAGACGGCTATCTTGAGTTGGCCGAGCGCTTTCCGGAACGCATACGTATCATCGATGCTGAACGTTCGATCGATGAGGTTCGTCAGCAAGTTGAGAGCGAATTGGCCGCATTTCATCAAGCGCGTACCGGCGCCGTGAGGGATTCGCTATGAGCGCGCTAAGCGACGCGGATCGCGCGCTTCCAAGTTGGCTACACTCGCCATGGCAACAGATTCAAGACAATGCGGCTCGAGGCCGGCTTGGTCACGCCTTGATGCTCACCGGCCCCGAGGGGGTCGGTAAGCACCTCCTCGCCCAAGCCATTCGCGAATTGGCGCTGTGTGGCGAACACGCCGTGCCGGCCTGCGGGATCTGCCGCTCGTGTGTCGTCGCCCGTGCGGGCAATCACGCCGACGATCACGAGGTGTTGAGGCCGGCGGACAAAAAAACCATCAGTGTTGAACAAATTCGTGAGTTGATCGGCAAGCTGGATCTGTCGCCGTCGTATGGCAACCGCAAGATTGGGCTGATCGCACCGGCAGAAACGATGACCACGGCGGCGGCCAACGCGCTGCTTAAGACGCTCGAGGAACCGCCGGGCGACGCCTTGCTGATTCTCGTGAGCCATTCAACACGAGCACTACCGGCGACCGTGCTGAGTCGCTGTCAGCGAATCGAGTGCGCGGCGCCGTCCTACCCAGAGGGCCGAGCCTGGCTCACCGACGCGCTGGGATCGGCCGAGGGAGACGTGTGCCTGTCCTTGGCAGGCGGCGCTCCTTTTCAGGCAGAAAAGTATTATAATCAAGGTGTTGAGAGTATATATTCAAGTGTAATCGAGGATGTGAGTCGCCTTCGGCTCGGGCGAGCCGATGTGATCTCAGTGGCGTCAGGTTGGACCGATGAGCATTTGGACGTTCGGCTTCGAACGCTCTACTCCATGATTCGTCAGTTGGCGCTTGAAGCACTTGATTTAGAAGGAGAACTGGCTCACAAAACCGACTTACAGTCCTTGCGTCAGGGTCGCGGAGAGATTAAGTTGAGTGCACTGCTTGGCTATCAGGATGCCGTTTTACGTGCCCGAGCCCGGCTAGACAGTCCGCTGAATCAGCAGCTCATGATCGAAGCATTGCTGGCGCCCTGGGCGGAGGGTCTGAATTCTCAGGGGCTGGAGTATCAACACCAATGAGCAAGCCAGGACTTTTGACGCTCACGATCAAGGACAAAAGTGCCTTGTATCTGGCCTATATGCCGTTTATTGAAAACGGTGGACTATTTATAC
Protein-coding sequences here:
- the gspJ gene encoding type II secretion system minor pseudopilin GspJ; this encodes MRVPILNKQRQAGFTLIEIVVVVGLLAIVTALAWTAISQAGRNRVKLEARFEQLQEIQIAMQVITRDLAQIQPRPVRDLVGQGQLAAVMTAESEGGIEMTVGGYSNTLNLKRSQQQRVAYQIEDDTLYRSHWLVLDRTQGSVPVRRELIEGILSMNVRFMTRQLEWTESWPLSRDGAGLQDLPVAIEVTLESETMGIVRRIIEVAS
- the gspI gene encoding type II secretion system minor pseudopilin GspI, whose product is MAFRPQSLSHKRGFTLIEVLVAFSIVSITVLAISMKVSQSAKVAKRTQEITYGRWVAMNALTELRLKPGLPSTGRSDGDEEMAGAEWRWAMDISQTPVEGIRRVDITVARAESPDKSLYSMSAFMGNNTPDANLRPWSGWPDANTGGQLQPPTVPGTPPLPGQRPDPRRGLERDN
- the gspH gene encoding type II secretion system minor pseudopilin GspH, translating into MRRSPSREYGFTLIEVSVVLLIITVLTAVFALNIQAGGKKALKEEARRMNALVRLASEQALLQGRDIGMVVEDNGYQFYLYDLTQQRWLDLSTERMFRARTLPDNMRMEIAIEENSVTWPEPEERDESEEGDEEFVPTPQVLMLASGEITPFDLYFEMDDVEPAFHLKIHPDSSRELIELQYGF
- the gspG gene encoding type II secretion system major pseudopilin GspG, coding for MNASTASYRIAAASHRARGFTLLEVMVVIVILGIMAAMIAPNVLNRRVPAQQQKVRTDLAALSSALDMYQLDNFSYPTTDQGLQALISSPSPDLTAYPEGGYLRKNNIKDPWGRDYIYLSPGQQGGEYDIFSYGRDGAPGGEGADLDIGSWE
- the gspG gene encoding type II secretion system major pseudopilin GspG, encoding MQNPYSLVDATAPANRWNARSPRGFTLIEVMVVMVIIGIMAALVAPKLFWQTEQARVQAATTNLNTIASQLQLFQLNHGRLPTNEEGLQALIEAPVALPGAYPEYGYLEHEDLVDPWGQHYVYRRPGVDAPFELMSMGRDGAAGGEGPDEDIQHR
- the rrtA gene encoding rhombosortase codes for the protein MIDSVGTRRLRIWLLPTVISLVSLVFALGETEWRELLRYDRDQLAEHQVWRWLSAHLVHLSWSHLWLNLAGLWVVWWLFSERFSIAVGMWIVVCSIVVMDLGFWFRDTQLGWYVGLSGVLHGLFAAGALDEFWRGVRGGVWLLLGITTKLAYEQAFGALPMTAETSGGPVWVNSHLYGAIGGLLAAIAWNRRQPFTPAAGLRIFSRS
- the fabD gene encoding ACP S-malonyltransferase, whose translation is MTFAMVFPGQGSQAVGMLSEMHEQAPIVTTLFEEASHVLGYDLWQTVAEGPAETLNQTRVTQPAILTASVALWRLFCARTELRPSVMAGHSLGEYSALVCADVVPFDEAVALVATRGELMQEAVPEGEGAMSVVLGLEDEVIIDVCRHAAQGQVVEAVNFNAPGQVVIAGNAAAVERAGAAAKEAGARRVQPLPVSVPAHSSLMRAAAERFADTLATTTIGEGRIPVLHNVGVDEVSDTRTALVEQLYSPVPWTRIVQTMSDRGVETLMECGPGKVLCGLARRIDRAVSTFPLHTPDTLATAIDHLTSTG
- the fabG gene encoding 3-oxoacyl-ACP reductase FabG translates to MDLESKVALVTGASRGIGGAIADRLAECGATVIGTATTEAGAEAISARFDEAGYRGCRGAALNVTEPEQVDGLLKGLAAIDLTPDILVNNAGITRDMLLMRMQEEAWASVIDTNLTAIFRLSKAVMRGMMKARFGRIISIGSVVGTMGNPGQANYAAAKAGLIGFTKALAQEVGTRGITVNTVSPGFIQTDMTAALSESQRLELEGKIPLGRLGHGDDIAAAVAFLASDLASYITGETLHVNGGMHMA
- the acpP gene encoding acyl carrier protein, producing the protein MSIETRVIKIVADQLGVKEDTVKPDSSFVDDLGADSLDTVELVMALEEEFECEIPDEEAEKITNVQLAIDYINNHQD
- the fabF gene encoding beta-ketoacyl-ACP synthase II; translated protein: MSKRRVVITGMGTVSPVGNTVSEAWSNVVAGHSGIGPITRFDVSAFPTRIGGEVREFEPADYIDRKQVRKTDPFIHYGVAASKQAWDDSGLSVEQTDPARIGVAVGAGIGGISTIETNHQKYLGANSPKRISPFFIPGSIINMVSGQVSIDLGLRGPNFAIVTACTTATHNIGYAARSIAYGDADAMIAGGAEMATSPLGLGGFCSAKAMSTRNDEPEKASRPWDEERDGFVLGDGAGVLVLEEYEHAKARGANLYAELIGFGASGDAFHITAPIEDGSGAALCMDNAIRDAGIDPTAVDYVNAHGTSTPLGDRAETLAIRRSFGAHADRLLVSSTKSVTGHLLGAAGGVEAIYSIMALRDQVVPPTMNLETPGEGCDLDYVPNNAREAALSVAISNSFGFGGTNGTLVFARVV
- a CDS encoding aminodeoxychorismate synthase component I, with the protein product MSSDAQLDVRELDSHPDFVALHRLNPRRYPFILESAAHGTPQGRFDILFAFPQQDIVLRADENGLLNAPDFLAQLDAELGMPSTAAQTDEHGPLPFRGGWFVYLGYELVAQIEPILNLPLPTDQPIAYAVRIPSAIVHCHTTQRTWMVAERDMAHTLDEMEVDFGQIHTREVTVRPLLERPLEDDPSEHFVEAVKRAKQYIIDGDVFQANLSRAWHGDAIDSWHDAEMYRRLRQANPGPFAGLAVWQDLAIISSSPERLIALHDGQIDTRPIAGTRPRSEESETDEALWRELIGHPKERAEHVMLIDLERNDLGRVCQPGSVEVNELMVIESYAHVHHIVSNVRGRLRDDVTVGDAIRATFPGGTITGCPKVRCMEIIAELERTPRGPYTGSMGYFNHDGSGDLNILIRTIVRNHGSVSLRAGAGIVFDSDPHKELDETGFKAKGLIRAIMTETEVDA
- the pabC gene encoding aminodeoxychorismate lyase, which encodes MNGRTLINGSASSAITVSDRGLAYGDGLFETMLFNGSHIPLWSFHYARLVSGCERLGLSAPKLNTLESEIEHLLGADTTPCVVKLILTRGSGGRGYAPPVSGDTTRILQQLPCPSAAPIEHCTILSTTLSNSARLAGMKHLNRLEQVLAARELQGTDADEGLVCNEFGFVIEAVSANLLVVLGDRIVTPRLDTAGVRGVMRDWLIDNSPVAIDEEYLYADVLAEARELMVCNSIRGVRRINRLDDTVFTQSAVYEQLDEAARRALEAIA